One Scylla paramamosain isolate STU-SP2022 chromosome 6, ASM3559412v1, whole genome shotgun sequence DNA segment encodes these proteins:
- the LOC135101419 gene encoding LOW QUALITY PROTEIN: double-stranded RNA-specific editase 1-like (The sequence of the model RefSeq protein was modified relative to this genomic sequence to represent the inferred CDS: inserted 1 base in 1 codon; deleted 1 base in 1 codon), with amino-acid sequence MLAYAKSVKDEDYNPEGEGEGGDEDFDIKGMLEMMPPPQPPQTAENFHVGDDMRALKLIYQLSKKRTRRKKQKTGPDSSVQKADCDSSTQKLLPDSRNGEIGRQNGLGTREGSAGGMSKEENGESGQTHSLKRSSSHDVEMGADQIEMAAKRRKTGPPQPKNPISTLNELRPGLVYKTLAMDGPSHAPVFTVSVELNGQVYQGTGRSKKQAKHAAAEATLRSFLQFRNASDAAEALGTNITSPQDFTSDVSEAGFGSDSTPTKSAAAAGADSSNRVASTTAPHVTSIPPGPSQTSKNPIMLLNELRQGVEYTLXQESGEPHAKTFTFQVTVDGQLFEGTGNSKKFAKAAAARQALSKLYGLIATPPSAVLHHTPISNMPNIHMPQTLADKIAKLVCEKFAELTAGNPTLAKRKVLAGIVMTNENDLEDMKVISVATGTKCINGEHLSLQGQCINDCHAEIMARRCLLHFLYSQLEKLVQWRKNGGHLNTIFEELENQKGFRIQPQYKFHLYINTAPCGDARIFAPHEEEADRTDRHPNRQSRGLLRTKIESGEGTIPIKAGADNIQTWDGVLQGERLRTMSCSDKIAKWNVVGLQGALLSHFLEPVYLESIVLGSLFSAIHMYRAVSGRIEQTVQGLPSPFRLNQPKMNQGSSTESRQPQKAPTISVNWDCEGDSLEVLNAMTGRQEGENYSRLCKRKLLTRFCELLDHLPTVTEVDAGAVKCLSYGEIKALAADYQTSKRAVETAFARAGLGQWISKPMEEDSFYM; translated from the exons ATGTTGGCCTATGCGAAGAGTGTAAAGGACGAGGATTACAAccctgaaggtgaaggagaaggaggagatgaggattTTGATATTAAGGGTATGCTGGAGATGATGCCGCCGCCACAGCCTCCACAGACAG CAGAGAATTTTCATGTGGGAGATGACATGAGGGCATTGAAACTCATATACCAACTATCAAAAAAGCGGACTcgcagaaagaagcaaaagacaGGCCCTGATTCAAGTGTGCAAAAGGCAGACTGTGATTCAAGTACACAGAAGCTGCTCCCTGATTCAA gaAATGGAGAAATTGGACGGCAGAATGGCCTTGGTACGCGGGAGGGGAGTGCTGGTGGGATGTCcaaagaagagaatggagaaagTGGCCAGACACACTCCCTCAAGCGTAGCTCTTCCCATGACGTTGAAATGGGTGCAGATCAAATTG AAATGGCAGCTAAACGACGAAAAACTGGACCACCTCAACCAAAGAACCCCATCAGTACGCTGAATGAGCTACGACCTGGCTTGGTGTACAAAACCCTGGCCATGGACGGGCCATCCCATGCTCCAGTCTTTACTGTATCTGTAGAG CTCAACGGACAGGTTTATCAAGGCACTGGTCGCAGCAAGAAGCAAGCCAAACATGCAGCAGCAGAGGCCACGTTAAGGTCTTTCCTGCAGTTCCGTAATGCCTCTGATGCAGCTGAAGCCTTGGGCACCAACATCACCTCGCCCCAAGACTTCACCAGTGATGTCTCAGAGGCTGGGTTTGGT TCA GACTCGACTCCGACAAAATCGGCAGCAGCTGCTGGTGCAGACTCTAGCAACAGAGTGGCCAGCACTACTGCTCCCCATGTGACATCAATCCCACCTGGACCATCGCAAACTTCCAAGAATCCCATTATGCTTTTGAATGAATTACGACAAGGTGTTGAGTACACTT GACAAGAGTCTGGGGAACCTCATGCAAAGACCTTCACCTTCCAAGTCACTGTGGATGGACAGCTTTTTGAGGGGACAG gtaacagTAAAAAGTTTGCCAAAGCTGCAGCTGCACGCCAAGCCCTGAGCAAGCTGTATGGCTTGATTGCCACACCACCATCTGCTGTTCTACACCACACGCCTATTTCCAACATGCCCAACATTCACATGCCCCAGACACTTGCCGACAAAATTGCAAA ATTAGTTTGTGAGAAGTTTGCTGAACTAACAGCTGGTAATCCAACCCTTGCCAAACGAAAAGTGCTTGCAGGTATTGTCATGACAAATGAAAATGACTTGGAAGACATGAAG GTTATCAGTGTGGCAACAGGAACAAAGTGCATCAATGGTGAACATCTGAGTCTTCAGGGACAGTGCATCAATGACTGTCATGCTGAGATCATGGCACGCAGGtgcctcctccacttcctttatAGTCAGCTGGAGAAACTGGTGCAGTGGAGAAAGAATG GAGGACACTTGAACACAATCTTTGAAGAGCTTGAAAATCAGAAAGGGTTTAGAATCCAGCCACAATACAAGTTCCACCTTTACATCAACACTGCCCCATGTGGTGATGCAAGAATTTTTGCTCCACATGAAGAGGAAGCTGACCGCACAGACAGGCATCCCAACAGGCAGAGTCGTGGGTTGTTGCGAACCAAAATAGAGTCAGGAGAAGGAACAATTCCAATTAAG GCTGGAGCAGATAACATCCAGACCTGGGATGGAGTACTGCAA GGGGAACGCCTTCGCACAATGTCCTGTTCAGACAAGATAGCCAAATGGAATGTCGTGGGTCTGCAGGGAGCACTCCTGTCACACTTCCTCGAACCTGTCTACCTTGAATCTATTGTTTTAGGTTCATTATTTAGTGCTATTCACATGTATAG AGCTGTTTCTGGAAGAATAGAACAGACTGTGCAAGGTCTACCATCTCCATTCAGATTAAATCAACCAAAGATGAACCAAGGAAGCTCAACAGAGTCTCGACAGCCCCAGAAGGCCCCCACTATATCTGTTAATTGGGACTGTG AGGGAGATAGTTTAGAAGTTCTCAATGCCATGACTGGTCGTCAGGAAGGAGAAAACTACTCGAGACTGTGTAAAAGGAAGTTGTTGACGAGATTCTGTGAACTGTTAGATCATCTTCCAACTGTAACAGAAGTGGATGCTGGAGCTGTCAAGTGTCTTTCATATGGTGAAATTAAGGCATTGGCTGCAGACTATCAA ACAAGTAAGAGGGCAGTTGAAACAGCCTTTGCTCGTGCTGGCCTAGGACAGTGGATTAGCAAACCAATGGAAGAGGATAGTTTCTATATGTAA